The DNA sequence TATGGAATCGAGGCGGAGAGGCTTGGAAGAGGTAACCGCCTTTCTCTCCAGGATCAAGCGGATCTAAGGCAACTGGATGTGAGGGTTGGCTATGAACTATTCGAGATCCAGCAACTGAAATGGTGGGCCAACGATCCTCTCGCTTATGGGAGACATCTGGACTTAAGCCACTATCTGAAAAGGAGCTACGCCTCGCTCACAACCAGGGCTCGGCACACTCTCAGTCACCTGAAACGGATACCTCACCTCCTGGAGCAGCAACGGTTCAACCTGGGCCCCGTGCAGCCAAGAATCAATCTCACCACCACAATGGAAGCGTTCCAGGGATACCGAGATTTCTACGCCAGGCATGTGAAGTACGCCTTCAGAAATGTTCGCGATGCCAGGCTGCAACAAGACTTGCAGGAGGCTGTGACTGAAGCGACGAAGGGATTCGACAAGTCTATTTCTTACATGAAAGAAAAATTGCTTCCCAGCGCAACGGGGAGTTTCGCCATCGGTCGGTTCAACTTTATTGACATGCTGAGACTCGGGGAAATGGTAGATATGGAACTCGATGTTCTTCTTAGAATTGGGGAGACAGACCTGGAAAGAAACAGGGACCGATTTGAGGCCGTTGCGGCAGACTATATGCCTGGTGAATCCCCGAGGGATGCCATGCTGACCATCGCCAGGAATCATCCCACATCTGAGTCACTGATCGAGAAGACTGGCGACATTCTTGAGGACATGCGCGAGTTCATCGTGGAAAACGATATTGTCACCATCCCTTCCGAGAATCGTATCCGGGTTGAAGAGACACCCGGTTTCATGAGATGGGCCTTTGCCATCTGTGACACTCCCGGTCCGTTTGAGAAGAAAGCTACCGAGTCGTTCTTTTACGTGACGAACGTTAATCCTCAGTGGTCAGAGAAGGAAAAGGAGGAGTGGTTAACCAAATTTGACTATGCAACGTTAGAGGCCGTATCCATTCATGAGGCCTATCCCGGACACTTTGTCCACTTCCTGCACACCCTAAGGGCACCTTCAAAAGTGTCCAAGCTCTCGGGGGCCTATTCATTCTGGGAAGGGTGGGCTCACTACGCGGAGGAAATGATGGTGGAGGAAGGTTGGCGTGAGGAAGACCCCGAATTCCGATTGGCTCAGTTGTCCGAGGCTCTCATCCGGAACTGCAGATACGTCTGCGCCATCCAGATGCACACTCAAGGTATGACCGTGGAGGAGGCAACCGAGTTTTTCACGAAGAATGCTTACATGGAAAGAACGCCGGCACGGAAGGAAGCAGAGCGTGGAACCTATGATCCTGGCTATCTGAATTACACGCTGGGAAAACTCATGATCTTGAAACTCCGCGATGACTGGAAAAGACAGGAAGGGAACGCCTATTCACCCAAACGGTTTCACGACACGCTGCTCTCCTTTGGTGCCCCGCCAATCCCGCTCGTTAGAAAGCTCATGTTGAAAGAGGACGATGGGGTAATCGTGTAGGATAACCCATCCAATTCGTATTCGATTGCCGAATTCATTCTAAAGGCCCGGACTTACCGGTCCGGCGGAAAACACGCACCCTGTCAAAGCGATTTTCCGACCCTTCTTTCAGTCTTCTTATGTTGTTCCTGTGGGTAAAAACAACAAAAATGGGAACCACCAGTGAAAAGATCTTCAGCGAGGATTCCGGGTTTCCCAGTCCCACACTGGACAGGAAGAATACGGCGATGGGCAGCATGAGGGCGGCGGCAATGGACCCCACCGAGACATATCCAGTGCTGATGAGGGCAATGACGAAG is a window from the Candidatus Neomarinimicrobiota bacterium genome containing:
- a CDS encoding DUF885 domain-containing protein, which gives rise to MTPSDQLDNLVDRFYDDYFEFNPTLGREAGLAEYLGKAPDLGYENIMGFLKRLRFYGIEAERLGRGNRLSLQDQADLRQLDVRVGYELFEIQQLKWWANDPLAYGRHLDLSHYLKRSYASLTTRARHTLSHLKRIPHLLEQQRFNLGPVQPRINLTTTMEAFQGYRDFYARHVKYAFRNVRDARLQQDLQEAVTEATKGFDKSISYMKEKLLPSATGSFAIGRFNFIDMLRLGEMVDMELDVLLRIGETDLERNRDRFEAVAADYMPGESPRDAMLTIARNHPTSESLIEKTGDILEDMREFIVENDIVTIPSENRIRVEETPGFMRWAFAICDTPGPFEKKATESFFYVTNVNPQWSEKEKEEWLTKFDYATLEAVSIHEAYPGHFVHFLHTLRAPSKVSKLSGAYSFWEGWAHYAEEMMVEEGWREEDPEFRLAQLSEALIRNCRYVCAIQMHTQGMTVEEATEFFTKNAYMERTPARKEAERGTYDPGYLNYTLGKLMILKLRDDWKRQEGNAYSPKRFHDTLLSFGAPPIPLVRKLMLKEDDGVIV